Within Vigna radiata var. radiata cultivar VC1973A unplaced genomic scaffold, Vradiata_ver6 scaffold_826, whole genome shotgun sequence, the genomic segment CACAGCTTTGTTTTCAGCAATTAGAGTTATCAAGGATTCCATCTGCACcatatcattttccattaaGTCAATCTTTGAACAACCAGAGAGAATGAGAGTTCTTAAAGATTTCAACTCATACATCTCTCTTGGAAGATTGCTTAGACTTGTACAGtctttcaaatttagaagtaTAAGACTGTTGAGTGATCCAATAGATTGGTGTACTTTGCGCAATCTTGaacaatatttgaaaatgaGGTGTACAAGACTTGGTAATCCGGTAAAGTCAGGAGTTGTAGTTAAATGCTTGGAGTGACTGAGGTTAAGAATTTTTAGCGATCTCAAAACCTGCACCATGatagtttttcattttagaaatattaaagtagaaataaaaaatgaaataatatcaaGCTactgatttattttaattaagttgtgttTTAATCTAGAAGTGGGTGGTAATAAAACCTGGGGTGTTTTCCAGAGAAATCGAAGAAGACTGCGTTTTAACTCAATTGCTATTGGATCATAATCAAAGTTGTTAGGTAGACATTCTGAAGAAAAACCATGGAAACTGATCCATCTTAGTTTCTCAACAAGGTACTGAGAATTTACAGTCGGCTGTACACTTCCGATGGCAGTGAGCAGTTTCGAAGGCAACAACTGCAGGGCTTCTTCTGTCTCCTGTGATGAAAagagcaaataaaaaaaaagaaaattgtactGCACAGTTGAAAGAAAACGCTTTTAAAAGAAGTTTCAAATCACATATAAAGAATGTTCTTACATATTTCCACGGTAGCCTGTTCTTCTCAAAATCCCCTGCAAATTTATCACCGATAATTTGTAGTCTGATTTCTTGTAGCAAAGGATGCATTtcaaatttgttgttgttgtcaatTTTGATGAGGTTACGCTGGATGAGAACTCTTATTCCAATAACAACGTCTACTTCACAACCATTTAGGATCTTCCTAACATAGGCTATGCTCTtaccaacaaagaaacaacatatATCAAGGAATATATCTTTTTCCATTTCATTCAGTGAACCTTCGATGCTTACTTTTATTATCTCTGAAACACGATGCCAGCCAATTATCggatatttaaacaataaactcttccattcttctttggTCTTTTCAAATAAAGTACTTCCAACGACTTCAAGAGCTAGAGGTAGTCCTCCACAATAAATAACTACACTTCTTGCAAGGTCTTTGTATTCTTCTTTTAGTTTTGGTTTTCTAAATGCGTGCCAACTAAGAAGCTCAAGGGATTCCTCTTCGTTCATTCGCTCTACCCGAAAGACAGAATCAGCTTGATCTATCAACCGTGTTCCATATGTTGATGTAACGATTATAACAGTTCCTTCAAATAACAATTTAAGACAATCCCTTAGGTCGAATAAATTTTCAGAGTAAAAATCGCTAAAATCGTCAAGTACAATGAGAACCCTTTTTCCTAAAAGTCTTTCCCGAATCATAGTTCTTCCCACATCAACACTAGGAATCTCCACTTTTTGTTTTAGGACATCTAAAAGAAGTTGTTCTTGTAAACGAAGAAGCCCTCTTATTTCGCTAACACGtgaaatattttcaatgaaaCTTTTGTCCTTGAACGTCCAATGAATTTGATTGTAGATCGCTTTGGCAAGAGTTGTTTTACCAGATCCGTGCTGTCCTAATATCTCTATCATACAAACTTCAGTGGATTTATTTTTGATAGTTCGAATCAGATCTTCCACGTGGGATTGTTATCCAACTTGATATTTAGTAGCAGACAAGGCCGGTAAATTAACAACGCTCTTAACAATTTTGTCCACTAATTCAGCATCACTCCTTCAAGTACGAGAGCAATTATAGAAGTAGTCAtgtattaagaaaatgaaatcggAGGCTTAAAAGATGGTTGATTGAGTGAGTGATGTACCTGTGATTGCTCTCATCCCATCCAAACAAATTTGCAACTTTGGTGAGTGCATGCCTCCACCTGGACATTCCATGCTTCAATTCTTCTCCTGAAAATGTTTGTTCAGCAGTTGCCTTCAAGGCTTTTCCAAAGTCACCCTTCTGAAGACGTACATCAGATGGCTGGATTTCATAATATACAGGCAGAACATGTCGGCAATAAGTTTGGTGCCATTTGATGATTTGTAGAAGCTGATTAAGACACCAAGCAGATTGAGAATAGGTTTGGGTGAAAACAACAATTACTACATGGCTGAGAACAGATTCTTGGATGTGAGTTGACTCACTGCATTGGGGTGATGAAGGAAAGTGGTGAGACCAACAGTAGAGAGGGCAGAATTGAGATGAGAAATAAATTTTGTGTGGATGTCTTCTCCAGTGAAGTTGATGATGACATCGTACTTCCGTGGGAGTTTGTAGGATGAGGAGGCGTTATCCATGGAAAGAAATTTATGAGAAGTCAGGAAGAGTTAGAAGAAAGACAATACTGCAAGATAGAGAAGGAGATGAATGCATCTTATAacaattatatagttttaatcttttattaataaatgttaaatacaATGTTAACACATATATAATCacgtttgaatttttatataattattgtaatactGTTAAGCCAACATATATAACTGTTTGGTTTTTGTTTAATAACTTGGAAGAGTGTTGGTCACATTTTGGACTTTTGCCGTATGTCATACCACCATGGAAGAGTttgaaactttttataaaataataaatagtttgaaaataaaagaatttgaagtagttatcatagtttattttggaaaataacagaaaaatcataaaataaaatatgatctACAGATTTTTGAGTTCGAAAGTATGTTACACATAGGAAAGGTATTAACCCAAAATATTAAGTCAGACAAAAATTGACCTTGTTCCTATATCAGAAGTTAGGAGTATGTGGTTCTTTTGGAAACTCTtcattaaaatgatttttatgagATGATTTGAATCTTaggaaaattttggatttttaggaAAATGAACCTGACAAAGACTTGTCTTGCTCCTAAATATCTCTACTCTTAATGAAGAATCAAGGATACATACTTTTGGAATAAGTTGTTTATGTGagaattttaatctttttaacattttggatatgttgtattttttttttttgatatttttaatatgattgaggAATTGAGAATAACGAGCACATGTTGACAACTGCATGAGTACTCTTAGGGTCATAGGGCTGTTTacttattttatggttttacgTAATGAATAGTAGACTGATGCGATAGTATAAGTACTcctaattatgtttatattttgggTAATAAGTATTATGCTAATTCGTATGATCGCACAagtctatttttatattttatggatTCTTCGTTTCTTTCCACAAGGCAGGGCTTGAATCTGTATTCCTGCATGAGATGTGCAAAACAACCAATACAAATCTACTTAACAGCaaattcatcatatttttttcataaggTCATCTATATAACATTATAgcaacaattttgtttcttttagttttttctgATAAGAAAGAAGTCGTAAATGTTGTGCTGTTTAGGCTTGGCAATTTGGTTAGGTATGCAGAATTCGTGATCTGGAAGTTTTCTCGAGGACGGTAATGGTGCTAGGTCTTGGTTTCTAATTAGAAGTGctgatgtaattttttttttttggagaattttgtgaAATGGTTAGAGGAGAAATTGGTGAAAATGAATCAGATCATGTCCTCCCCgttcttttcattcttctgCCCTTCTTAATGTTGTAAAAGgctgacagaatcacgaacaaattTTCCTaaggcgtgtagagtcactgttcttaaacaggaacttctcagaatatttctgaggatctcagaactagcaaggaactcttaaaactcagaactagcaaggaactcttaaaagagtataagaataacccagaatattttttagagaaggaaaagagagaaaagataaaacttagaagagaagagaatgagagaagatgGGGTTTTTGGTGTGTCTTGAAATGAGAATGAGctccctatttatagagctagaaaagaatcaaaccattaaaagaaaataaaagcat encodes:
- the LOC106753232 gene encoding TMV resistance protein N; the protein is MDNASSSYKLPRKYDVIINFTGEDIHTKFISHLNSALSTVGLTTFLHHPNALLQIIKWHQTYCRHVLPVYYEIQPSDVRLQKGDFGKALKATAEQTFSGEELKHGMSRWRHALTKVANLFGWDESNHRSDAELVDKIVKSVVNLPALSATKYQHGSGKTTLAKAIYNQIHWTFKDKSFIENISRVSEIRGLLRLQEQLLLDVLKQKVEIPSVDVGRTMIRERLLGKRVLIVLDDFSDFYSENLFDLRDCLKLLFEGTVIIVTSTYGTRLIDQADSVFRVERMNEEESLELLSWHAFRKPKLKEEYKDLARSVVIYCGGLPLALEVVGSTLFEKTKEEWKSLLFKYPIIGWHRVSEIIKVSIEGSLNEMEKDIFLDICCFFVGKSIAYVRKILNGCEVDVVIGIRVLIQRNLIKIDNNNKFEMHPLLQEIRLQIIGDKFAGDFEKNRLPWKYETEEALQLLPSKLLTAIGSVQPTVNSQYLVEKLRWISFHGFSSECLPNNFDYDPIAIELKRSLLRFLWKTPQVLRSLKILNLSHSKHLTTTPDFTGLPSLVHLIFKYCSRLRKVHQSIGSLNSLILLNLKDCTSLSNLPREMYELKSLRTLILSGCSKIDLMENDMVQMESLITLIAENKAVKEVRFSIVSSKSIGYISLPGFEGLSHNLFPSIIRSWMSPIMNPISYIHSLCMDTEDNTIDIAPLLSTLSNIRIRKALYGLK